The window CAGCAAACAAGTTGACAGATCCCGGCGATCGGCAAGTGTTTGATTCGCTGTATGCGGGCTGAAAACTTGACTTCTCGCGTTTGCGGTCGCAGACTTAATTCATGCTCACGAACATCAATCTTGCTCCCGAACTGGAATCCGCAATTCAGCTGCGTGCGACAAGCGAGGGCCGCGCAGTGCAAGATGTCGTTGCTGACCTGCTAGTTGCGGGGCTCGGGATAACAAAACCGCTCGCGCCGTCGGCACCTGTTCCCAAGGCGCTACCAGTTCTCAGCGGCCGTCTCGATCCACTTGCGAAACCAACTGAACTCAATCCGCAAGAGTGGAGCGAATTACTGAAGAATGCCGATCTCCAACTAGAAATCGAGCGGTATGAAACGGCTACTGGACATCAACACGTGGATCGCTCTGACAGTTGAAACTCACCCGCATCACCTCCTTGCCCGCGGCTGGTACCAAGATGTAACTCTGCATGCCGGAGATCTGGTTTTCTGCGCGGCGACGGAGATTGGCTTCGTCCGCCTAATTACTCAAGCCGCAGTGATGAAGCAGTGCAGCCTTTTGCCCTTCACCAACGCCGAAGCAATCGCATTTCTGGCGAACCTTTACAACGATCTGGCGGTTTCGCGCGAGAGAGAGCCCCCGAATGTGCGCGACCTGTGGTTGTCTTTCAGCAATGTGCAAACAGCATCGCCGCATAAGTGGATGGACGCTTACCTGGCAGCTTTTGCGATCGGAATTTCCGCGGAAGTCGTGACCTTCGATCGCGATTTTCCTCAATACCAAGCCAAAGGTCTGCAGGTCCGTATCCTGCAAAGTAAGCCGCAGGTCGAAACGTAGGCCGGAGCGACGGTTAATTCCGCGCCGGCCCTGCCGGCCGTTGCGAGCTCAATTGCTGTTTGAGTTCGCCCTCGAGTTGTTTCAGATGCACCGGCGCTTCGCGGTCTTTCGTCGCCGTGGAGATAATTTCCAAGGCCTTTTCGGGCCAACCCGTGTCGCGATAGAAGATGGCGAGGGCGAAGGTAGTTTCCGGTGAATGAGGATCGAGCAGCCAAGCCGTGAGGAGCGCGGTGGCCGCTTCTTTGCGCCAGTTTTGCGTGTAGCGGGCAAAGCCTAGCTGCTGTTGCATCACGGCTTCTTCGGGGATGAGGGCGGCATCGCGTTCGACCAAGCTCAGTTCGTCCTGGCGGAGTTTCTCGACTTCAAAATGCAGCGAAGGAATCGGCCGCAGCGCTTCGTCGCGAGCGACGACATTCCCCTGCTGAGAAGCCTGCTCGGCTTGCTCCTGGGCTTCTTGAATCATCCGCTCCAGCAGCATGGCGAGTTGGCCGCGGGGCCCGGTGAAGCTCGGTTGTACGCGAATCGCCGTTTCGTAATGACGCTGGGCATCGCGCAGTTGATTGCGACTTTCGGCGAGTACGCCGAGTTGCAAGTGACCTTCGGCGCGATCGTTCATGATCGACGCGCCGGCTTCGAATTCTTTCCAAACCTCGCGTAGTCGTTGCAATTTGTCGCCGCGAATGTCGGCGTCGGGAATCCTCGCCAAGATTCGCGCGGCTTCGGTTCGTACCAGTCGCGACGGATCATCAATCATCGGCAGCAACAACTTCCGAACCATCGGATCACTGGCGCCTTGCAGGGCAAGAATACACGCCGCGCGAACCTGAATCTCCGAATCCTTCAAGCCATCGGCGAGCGCTTTTGTTACGCCCCCTTCGCTCTGCGGATTGAGATAGGTTCGCAGCTCGAGTGCCGCCGTCGCCCTCGCGATGGCGGGCATCGTGCGCGTGCCGAGTAGTTTGACGAGTTTTTCTTCCGCGCCCGGTTCATTCTCACGGGCCGCATGCAAGGCTTCGGCGAAGTGCGGTTCTTTCTTTCGCTGCTTGCCGTACCATTTTTCGCAGGCGTCGTCGGCCCACTTATCGAGACGATTCAGTTCGGCTTTCACGGTCGCGTCGCCGCGCTCGGCCGCTTGTTGCCAGGCAGCGTACGATTTCAATTCCTTCTGCTCCAGCTTCGGCTTGGTCTTTTCATCAAGCTTCAAATGGCACGCCGTGCAGGCGTTGCCCGTACCGAGTTGCACGCTCAGATCGGGCCGCGGAATTCGCAAGCTGTGGTCGCGGCGCGGATCCACTTCCATGTACGTCGTCGCCGGCATGTGGCATTCGACGCACGAGGCCCCGGTCGAACCTTCCTTGTGGCGATGATGGTTCGGCGTGTCGTACTTCGCAGCTGGATGCTGATGACAATTGGTACAAACCTTGTTGCCGTCGGCTTTCAGCCGGACCGAGTGGGGGTCATGGCAATCGGTGCAGCGAATTCCCTTGTGAAACATTTTGCTCTGCACGAACGAACCATATTCGTACACTTCGTCCAGGATCTGGCCGTCGGCGTGATAGATGTTTCGCGGCAGCAGCTCGTTCGCAAAATAATCGTAGTAGCCGCAGCCCGCCTGAAAATTCGGCGAAATGCCACGCCGCCGCGAATGGCAATTCGCGCACATCTCGACCTGCGGCTTGTTGTCGGTCCCCTTGAGCTTGGCCAGTGCGTGGCCATGCTTGCGATCCCAAAACGGCGAAACAGCCGAGGCCAGTTGCACGTGCAAACTGCCGGGGCCGTGGCAAGCTTCGCAGCTGACGTCGATCTCGGAAAACGTTGTGTGATAGACGCCGGTCGCAACGTCGTAGTTTTTCTGTAAGTTCGTCGAATGGCAGTCGGCACACATGTGGTTCCAGCACTGGGCGAAACCTGTCCAGTGGAGCATGTCATCCGGCGCGAGCTTGTCTTTCACATCGGGCGGATCGAGGTGAAACCATTTTTTCTGAATCGTGTCCCACGACACACGCAGCACCTGCAATCGAGCAATTTCGTTTGCCGGCAACTCGGCAGGCCGATCGAACTCGACCATGTATTGCTGCAGCGGCGTGACGCCGAAGACGTACTTGATTTCAAAATCGGCGAGTTTGCCGTCGGGGCCTTCGGTGTTGATGAAGTACTTGCCATCGCGGCGAAACATTTTCGACGTCACGCCGTAGTGCGTCAGCTGCGCGTCATCGAAATCGGCGAGGACCGTTTTCTCCGTCGCCAGGTCCATGGCCAGATCGTGGTGCGAACCGGTGAACTTGGCGAGTTCCGTCTGATGACATTTCGCGCACGCTTCGCGACCGACAAATTTCGCCTGCTGACTATCAGGAATGCCGAACCAATAATCGGCAGCCAAGCCACCGACGGCCATCATCACGACAGCGGCGGTCGAAAGCATGATCCAAAAGCCGCGCGCCGGCGGACGCCGCACGAGAGCAGGGGCGATTGAAACAGCATCTTTGGCAGAAGGACGGCGGGCCATGCGAACTCGATGATCGATGAAAGGGAGTCCTCCATTCTAGTCACGAAACCCGCAGCGT is drawn from Anatilimnocola floriformis and contains these coding sequences:
- a CDS encoding ammonia-forming cytochrome c nitrite reductase subunit c552, which codes for MARRPSAKDAVSIAPALVRRPPARGFWIMLSTAAVVMMAVGGLAADYWFGIPDSQQAKFVGREACAKCHQTELAKFTGSHHDLAMDLATEKTVLADFDDAQLTHYGVTSKMFRRDGKYFINTEGPDGKLADFEIKYVFGVTPLQQYMVEFDRPAELPANEIARLQVLRVSWDTIQKKWFHLDPPDVKDKLAPDDMLHWTGFAQCWNHMCADCHSTNLQKNYDVATGVYHTTFSEIDVSCEACHGPGSLHVQLASAVSPFWDRKHGHALAKLKGTDNKPQVEMCANCHSRRRGISPNFQAGCGYYDYFANELLPRNIYHADGQILDEVYEYGSFVQSKMFHKGIRCTDCHDPHSVRLKADGNKVCTNCHQHPAAKYDTPNHHRHKEGSTGASCVECHMPATTYMEVDPRRDHSLRIPRPDLSVQLGTGNACTACHLKLDEKTKPKLEQKELKSYAAWQQAAERGDATVKAELNRLDKWADDACEKWYGKQRKKEPHFAEALHAARENEPGAEEKLVKLLGTRTMPAIARATAALELRTYLNPQSEGGVTKALADGLKDSEIQVRAACILALQGASDPMVRKLLLPMIDDPSRLVRTEAARILARIPDADIRGDKLQRLREVWKEFEAGASIMNDRAEGHLQLGVLAESRNQLRDAQRHYETAIRVQPSFTGPRGQLAMLLERMIQEAQEQAEQASQQGNVVARDEALRPIPSLHFEVEKLRQDELSLVERDAALIPEEAVMQQQLGFARYTQNWRKEAATALLTAWLLDPHSPETTFALAIFYRDTGWPEKALEIISTATKDREAPVHLKQLEGELKQQLSSQRPAGPARN
- a CDS encoding TA system VapC family ribonuclease toxin, with translation MKRLLDINTWIALTVETHPHHLLARGWYQDVTLHAGDLVFCAATEIGFVRLITQAAVMKQCSLLPFTNAEAIAFLANLYNDLAVSREREPPNVRDLWLSFSNVQTASPHKWMDAYLAAFAIGISAEVVTFDRDFPQYQAKGLQVRILQSKPQVET